The following proteins are co-located in the Deltaproteobacteria bacterium HGW-Deltaproteobacteria-2 genome:
- a CDS encoding branched-chain amino acid ABC transporter permease — MDNSRQLFQYILSGLSNGAIYALIGFGFAMIYNATGIINFAQGEFVMLGGILTVFFLTVLKLSIIPAIVLAVAISTIVGVCFERLAIRPLQNAKPLSLIIITIGASIFIRGAAMLIWGKDTHALPAFSGNDPIYIAGATILPQHLWIFAVTVLTIMAGRIFFNYSIAGKAMRACAYNSQAAGLVGINVKNMVLLSFAISSAIGSMAGIIIAPLTMTSYDVGVMLGLKGFCAVIIGGMSSGLSTVMGGLLLGLLESLGAGYISASYKDAIAFIILLLILFIRPEGLFTKKETERF; from the coding sequence ATGGATAACTCCCGGCAATTATTTCAATACATTTTATCCGGTCTTTCTAACGGCGCCATTTATGCCTTGATTGGGTTTGGTTTTGCCATGATTTATAATGCCACTGGCATCATAAATTTTGCGCAGGGCGAGTTTGTGATGCTCGGAGGCATATTGACGGTTTTTTTTCTCACCGTTTTAAAACTGTCGATCATACCGGCAATAGTTCTGGCCGTTGCTATTTCGACAATAGTCGGCGTTTGTTTTGAACGTCTGGCCATCAGGCCTCTGCAAAACGCGAAGCCGCTCAGTCTTATCATTATTACCATCGGTGCCAGCATCTTTATTCGTGGAGCAGCTATGCTTATCTGGGGAAAAGATACACATGCTTTGCCTGCTTTTTCCGGTAACGATCCTATTTATATCGCCGGCGCAACTATTCTTCCCCAACATCTTTGGATTTTTGCCGTAACTGTTTTAACCATTATGGCCGGTCGAATATTTTTTAATTACAGCATTGCTGGTAAGGCTATGCGTGCCTGCGCTTATAATTCGCAGGCTGCCGGATTAGTCGGCATAAATGTTAAAAATATGGTTTTGCTATCGTTTGCCATCAGTTCGGCTATCGGTTCTATGGCCGGAATAATTATCGCGCCGCTGACCATGACTTCCTATGATGTCGGCGTCATGCTTGGTCTGAAAGGTTTTTGCGCGGTGATTATCGGTGGAATGAGCAGCGGTTTGAGCACTGTGATGGGAGGACTTTTGCTCGGTTTATTAGAATCTTTAGGTGCCGGTTATATCTCTGCCAGCTACAAAGACGCAATTGCCTTTATCATTTTGCTGTTAATACTCTTTATCCGGCCGGAAGGATTGTTTACGAAAAAAGAGACGGAAAGGTTTTAA
- a CDS encoding branched-chain amino acid ABC transporter permease → MKEKRQQILIFLIFAAVVLVAPFFLKGNYLLNVLVFVGINTMLAVALNLLMGYAGQISLGHAAFFGMGAYISGVITTRFPVDPFLIIILAAFCAGALAFVIGFPILKLKGHYLAMATLGFGIIMYIIFNETVDFTGGPSGLSGIPNLHIGSLIFDNDLNNYYLVWVFTLAVMLLSINLFQSRIGRALRAIHDSEVAARVMGVNARILKVQIFTVSAVISAIAGSLYAHIMTFIAPASFGFNFSVELLTMVVIGGLGSIYGSFLGAAILTMLPEFLRVFQDFDIVVYGLMLILMTMFMPGGLVSGIEKLAEFASAKMKIKKDNNAQA, encoded by the coding sequence ATGAAGGAAAAAAGGCAACAAATACTTATTTTTTTAATTTTCGCGGCAGTAGTGCTCGTGGCGCCGTTTTTTTTAAAGGGTAATTATCTTTTAAATGTGCTTGTTTTTGTCGGCATCAATACCATGCTGGCCGTAGCTCTAAATTTACTGATGGGATATGCCGGGCAGATTTCACTCGGACACGCCGCCTTTTTCGGTATGGGCGCTTATATTTCCGGTGTAATCACGACCAGGTTTCCGGTAGATCCCTTTCTGATAATTATTCTGGCTGCCTTTTGTGCCGGGGCTCTGGCTTTCGTTATAGGCTTTCCTATTTTAAAACTTAAGGGACATTATCTGGCAATGGCTACGCTTGGCTTCGGTATCATCATGTATATAATTTTCAACGAAACCGTTGATTTTACCGGGGGCCCTTCAGGATTATCCGGAATACCGAATCTTCATATCGGCTCATTGATTTTTGACAATGATCTGAATAATTATTATCTGGTCTGGGTATTCACTCTGGCCGTAATGTTATTATCCATCAATTTATTCCAGTCTAGAATCGGTCGCGCGCTGAGAGCCATTCATGATTCGGAAGTGGCTGCCCGTGTCATGGGAGTTAACGCCAGAATTCTTAAGGTGCAGATTTTTACTGTTTCCGCCGTTATTTCCGCAATAGCCGGAAGTCTCTATGCCCATATCATGACTTTTATCGCTCCGGCGTCATTCGGATTCAATTTTTCCGTTGAACTGCTCACAATGGTGGTTATTGGCGGTCTGGGCAGTATTTATGGCTCATTTCTGGGTGCGGCAATTCTGACAATGCTTCCGGAATTTCTACGCGTTTTTCAGGATTTTGATATCGTTGTTTATGGATTGATGTTAATTTTAATGACTATGTTCATGCCCGGTGGTCTTGTCAGCGGCATTGAGAAATTGGCAGAATTTGCCAGCGCGAAAATGAAGATAAAAAAGGACAACAATGCTCAGGCTTAG
- a CDS encoding DNA recombination protein RmuC, with product MEVFLIIIIVLIIAGFVLLYWRASRGSLDFANLVSRLDNLRDFQERTDRSVREEIARSRAEVQVQAQQERTELAQSFKSFEGSVQMRLAELTAATEKKIEAVRLVVDEKLKQIQEDNTRQLELMRETVNEKLHNTLETRLGEAFKLVSDRLEQVHQGLGDMRNLAADVGNLQKVLTNVKIRGTWGEVQLGALLEEILSPEQYLKNVKIQENGSDFVEFAIKLPGQSDSPADSVLIPVDAKFPVEDYQRLLDAQERADAVAVDSAVRQLEGSIKKAAKDISQKYLAPPKTTDFGIMFLPSEGLYAEVIRRTALVAVLQREHHIVVTGPTTFAALLNSLQMGFRTLAIQKRSSEVWKVLGEVKSAFGRFGDTLDAVHKRLEQAASSVDDARKKSKTIQNKLRDVEVLPDTSAGIILEDKIPAGEDL from the coding sequence ATGGAAGTATTTCTAATAATAATTATAGTCCTGATAATCGCCGGTTTCGTTTTGTTATACTGGCGAGCCTCGCGCGGCTCTCTTGATTTTGCGAACCTTGTGAGCAGGCTGGACAATCTGCGGGATTTTCAGGAACGAACCGATCGCTCGGTGCGCGAAGAAATCGCGCGTTCGCGCGCGGAGGTGCAGGTACAGGCACAGCAGGAACGAACCGAGCTGGCCCAGTCATTTAAATCATTTGAGGGTTCGGTGCAGATGCGTCTGGCAGAACTGACCGCTGCCACTGAAAAGAAAATAGAAGCTGTCCGGCTGGTTGTTGATGAGAAGCTCAAGCAGATTCAGGAAGATAATACCCGCCAGCTCGAACTGATGCGCGAGACAGTCAATGAAAAACTGCACAATACTCTGGAAACCAGATTAGGCGAAGCTTTTAAACTGGTGAGTGATCGGCTGGAACAGGTGCATCAGGGATTGGGCGACATGCGCAATCTGGCCGCCGATGTGGGCAATTTGCAGAAGGTGCTGACCAATGTCAAGATACGCGGCACATGGGGAGAGGTGCAATTAGGCGCGCTTCTGGAAGAAATCCTTTCTCCTGAACAATATTTAAAGAATGTTAAGATACAGGAAAATGGGAGCGATTTTGTCGAATTCGCCATCAAGCTTCCCGGTCAGAGCGATTCGCCCGCTGATTCCGTGCTGATTCCGGTAGATGCGAAATTTCCGGTGGAAGATTATCAGCGTCTGCTGGACGCGCAGGAACGGGCGGATGCCGTCGCCGTGGACAGCGCTGTCCGTCAGCTTGAGGGGAGTATAAAAAAAGCTGCCAAAGACATTTCTCAAAAATATCTCGCGCCGCCCAAAACGACTGATTTCGGCATTATGTTTCTGCCTTCGGAAGGGCTCTACGCTGAGGTCATCCGCCGTACGGCTTTGGTTGCCGTTCTGCAGCGAGAACATCATATCGTTGTTACCGGTCCTACCACTTTTGCGGCACTTTTAAACAGTTTGCAGATGGGTTTCCGCACGCTGGCTATTCAGAAACGTTCCAGTGAAGTATGGAAAGTGCTGGGTGAAGTTAAATCAGCGTTCGGCAGATTTGGCGACACACTGGATGCTGTGCATAAGCGGTTGGAACAAGCCGCCAGCTCCGTGGATGATGCGCGCAAAAAATCAAAAACTATACAGAATAAATTGCGCGATGTGGAAGTACTTCCCGACACATCTGCCGGGATTATTCTTGAGGATAAAATACCTGCCGGGGAAGATCTTTAA
- a CDS encoding peptidylprolyl isomerase — protein MEQVVERKKPGRKRTERKKIEEALRESEDKRRFILKDIEEAYYETDMVGKFTFINDAMCHLVGYTREELIGKRYWHLVDETTIRTLKDAVDKSYKTVNILDMEATRKDGTKLIFETSISVIRDIEGILIGFRGISRDVTKRRQLEYALKMNQEELITKNKEIDESREKIQLALEKLGKTYEELKASQLKILQQEKMASIGQLAAGVAHEINNPLAFISSNLGTLDKYINRLVDFIQTQSEVIESLKTEDVVEKIKEKRMELKLDYVIKDVKELIEESVDGSERMKKIIHELNCFSRMDEEEYKEADINECIESAVSIVWPELKYKAILKKDYGTLSLTKCHPHQINQVIVNLLINAVNSIEEQGEITIKTWDKDQSIWMAVSDTGRGISEKNIGKIFEPFFTTKDIGKGTGLGLSITYEIIQRHKGDITVKSEVGKGTTFTIRIPVL, from the coding sequence ATGGAACAAGTGGTCGAACGTAAAAAACCCGGTCGAAAGCGCACTGAACGTAAAAAAATAGAAGAAGCTCTACGCGAGAGCGAAGATAAACGACGCTTTATTCTTAAAGATATCGAAGAAGCTTATTATGAGACTGATATGGTTGGCAAATTTACTTTTATTAATGATGCGATGTGTCATTTAGTCGGATATACCAGAGAAGAATTAATCGGCAAGAGATATTGGCACCTTGTAGACGAAACAACCATTAGAACGCTGAAAGATGCCGTGGATAAAAGTTACAAAACGGTAAATATCCTGGATATGGAAGCTACCAGAAAAGACGGAACTAAATTAATCTTTGAAACGTCTATTTCTGTTATAAGAGATATTGAAGGAATACTGATCGGATTCAGGGGCATTTCCCGGGATGTCACCAAACGCAGACAACTGGAGTATGCCTTAAAAATGAATCAGGAAGAGCTGATTACGAAAAACAAGGAAATTGATGAAAGCAGAGAAAAGATTCAACTTGCCCTGGAAAAACTTGGTAAAACCTACGAAGAATTAAAAGCCTCTCAATTGAAGATTCTGCAGCAGGAGAAGATGGCTTCCATCGGCCAGCTGGCTGCCGGTGTGGCTCACGAAATCAATAATCCCCTGGCATTTATCTCCAGTAATTTGGGGACGCTCGATAAGTATATTAATCGATTAGTTGATTTTATCCAAACCCAGTCGGAGGTGATTGAATCTCTTAAGACTGAGGATGTGGTCGAGAAAATTAAAGAAAAGCGGATGGAATTAAAACTTGATTATGTTATTAAGGACGTAAAAGAACTTATCGAGGAATCTGTTGATGGTTCGGAAAGGATGAAAAAGATCATTCACGAACTTAATTGCTTTTCCAGAATGGATGAAGAAGAATATAAAGAAGCGGACATCAATGAATGTATCGAAAGTGCCGTCAGTATAGTCTGGCCCGAATTAAAATATAAAGCTATCCTGAAAAAGGACTATGGCACTCTGTCTCTTACTAAATGTCATCCTCATCAGATAAATCAAGTAATTGTAAATCTTTTAATCAATGCCGTTAATTCCATTGAAGAACAAGGTGAAATTACAATTAAAACATGGGATAAAGACCAATCAATATGGATGGCGGTGTCTGATACTGGCCGTGGAATTTCCGAGAAGAACATCGGTAAGATATTTGAGCCTTTCTTTACTACTAAAGATATTGGTAAGGGAACAGGCTTGGGCTTAAGCATTACCTATGAAATAATCCAGAGACATAAGGGGGATATTACAGTTAAAAGTGAAGTAGGAAAGGGAACAACATTTACTATAAGGATACCTGTTCTATAA
- a CDS encoding ABC transporter substrate-binding protein: MSKSIFRIVLVSFFCLLLGSIVFAAEPVKIGALFSVSGPASFLGEPERNTAEMMVAQINKAGGIKGRKLELVVYDTQGDATKAVQGVNKLIKDDKVVAIIGPSTTGDSMAVIPVVEKAEIPLVSCAAGIKITDPVKKWVFKTAQNDVLAVMKIYKHLQKQKISKIAILTVSDGFGSSGREQLKLQSKEFGMKIISDETYGPKDDDMTVQLTKIRDSEAQAIICWGTNPGPAKVARNVKQLGIKLPLYMSHGVSSKKFIELAGEGAEGIILPSGRVIVADQLPKSDPQKKALMNYVNEYRKNYKVEGDHFGGHAWDAVMLLKSAMEKGGFSPAAIRDQLEKTKKFSGIGGTFTYSPQDHAGLTSEAFVLVKIEKGDWKLIK; the protein is encoded by the coding sequence ATGTCAAAAAGTATTTTCAGGATAGTTTTGGTTTCATTTTTTTGTTTATTACTTGGCTCAATAGTTTTTGCCGCTGAACCTGTAAAGATCGGTGCGCTGTTTTCTGTGTCCGGTCCTGCATCATTTCTCGGTGAGCCGGAACGCAATACCGCGGAAATGATGGTGGCCCAGATAAACAAAGCAGGCGGAATAAAGGGGCGCAAACTGGAACTTGTCGTCTATGATACCCAGGGCGATGCCACCAAGGCTGTACAGGGCGTCAATAAGTTAATTAAAGATGATAAAGTAGTGGCTATAATCGGACCCAGCACGACCGGTGACAGCATGGCAGTAATCCCCGTGGTTGAAAAGGCGGAAATACCCCTCGTTTCATGCGCAGCAGGTATTAAAATAACCGATCCGGTGAAGAAATGGGTATTCAAGACAGCGCAAAACGACGTTCTCGCCGTAATGAAAATTTACAAGCATCTGCAGAAACAGAAAATATCCAAGATAGCAATACTCACCGTATCGGATGGTTTCGGATCATCAGGCAGAGAACAGCTTAAATTACAGTCCAAAGAATTCGGCATGAAGATAATTTCAGATGAAACGTATGGTCCGAAAGATGACGATATGACTGTTCAACTGACAAAAATACGCGACAGCGAAGCTCAGGCGATTATTTGCTGGGGAACGAATCCCGGTCCGGCCAAAGTTGCCAGAAACGTCAAGCAGCTTGGAATAAAACTTCCCCTGTATATGAGCCATGGCGTGTCCTCCAAGAAATTTATTGAGCTTGCCGGTGAGGGAGCAGAAGGAATTATCCTTCCGTCCGGGCGTGTCATAGTTGCCGATCAACTGCCCAAATCAGATCCGCAGAAGAAAGCGCTGATGAACTATGTGAATGAGTACAGGAAAAATTATAAAGTGGAAGGTGATCATTTCGGCGGCCATGCGTGGGATGCTGTTATGCTTCTAAAGAGTGCCATGGAAAAAGGAGGGTTCTCACCAGCGGCGATTCGTGATCAACTGGAGAAAACTAAAAAGTTTTCGGGTATCGGCGGAACCTTTACGTATTCTCCGCAGGATCATGCCGGTCTTACCAGCGAAGCTTTTGTTCTGGTCAAGATTGAGAAAGGCGACTGGAAGTTAATAAAATAA
- the livG gene encoding high-affinity branched-chain amino acid ABC transporter ATP-binding protein LivG (Part of the ABC transporter complexes LivFGHMJ and LivFGHMK involved in the high-affinity transport of branched-chain amino acids; LivFGHMK is specific for the transport of leucine, while LivFGHMJ is a transporter for leucine, isoleucine, and valine), which produces MLRLSGITKMFGGLTALEDVSFCVEDGSITGVIGPNGAGKTTLFNIVTGLYTQTAGEVYLGEKNISFLNTEELAGLGLVRTFQNVELFGQMTVLENVMVGLHTRSRSGIFSCAFKLPGHLKEEKYIREKSMEWLKFTGMADLADMKAGNLPFGKGRLLEISRALAAQPRVILMDEPAAGLNTRETDELALLIRKIRKAGITVTLVEHDMDLVMDICDSIVVLNLGKKLAEGTPREIQENPAVISAYLGSD; this is translated from the coding sequence ATGCTCAGGCTTAGCGGCATAACCAAAATGTTCGGCGGACTTACCGCGCTGGAAGATGTTTCTTTTTGTGTGGAGGACGGTTCGATAACCGGCGTCATCGGTCCTAACGGTGCGGGAAAGACCACGCTTTTTAATATTGTAACCGGTCTTTATACCCAGACAGCGGGAGAAGTTTATCTGGGCGAGAAAAACATTTCTTTTTTGAACACGGAGGAGCTGGCAGGACTTGGTCTTGTGCGCACGTTTCAGAATGTGGAGTTGTTCGGCCAGATGACCGTGCTGGAAAATGTCATGGTCGGACTGCATACCAGAAGCAGGAGTGGTATTTTTTCCTGCGCCTTTAAGTTGCCCGGCCATCTTAAAGAAGAAAAGTATATTCGGGAAAAGAGCATGGAGTGGCTGAAATTTACCGGCATGGCTGATCTGGCCGATATGAAGGCCGGCAATTTGCCTTTTGGTAAGGGACGACTGCTGGAAATTTCCCGGGCGTTGGCTGCCCAGCCGCGGGTGATTCTGATGGATGAGCCTGCCGCAGGTTTGAATACCAGAGAAACCGACGAACTGGCACTGCTCATCCGTAAAATAAGAAAAGCAGGCATCACGGTAACTCTTGTGGAACACGATATGGATCTGGTGATGGATATTTGTGATTCTATCGTTGTTTTAAATCTGGGGAAAAAACTGGCCGAAGGAACGCCGAGGGAAATTCAGGAGAATCCGGCGGTGATTTCCGCGTATTTGGGATCGGATTGA